One Micromonospora sp. WMMD1120 genomic region harbors:
- the pknB gene encoding Stk1 family PASTA domain-containing Ser/Thr kinase has protein sequence MDTQVADTLLGSLIDGRYRIRGRVARGGMATVYTATDERLERTVAVKIIHPTQAPEARARVANFVARFTDEAKTIARLTHPNVVAVYDQGTHAGLPYLVMEYVRGRTLRDVLAERRRLNPDEALAIVEQMLAAIAAAHRAGLVHRDVKPENVLVAEAPTGGVANLVDSVVKVADFGLARAVEASADEAQGNQLMATVAYVAPELVTEGRADPRTDVYSAGIVLFEMLTGRVPYDGDRPVDVAWQHVDRDVPMPSTLVPGLPSVLDDLVQRATRRDPAARPADAGALLAEVQVARDRLGDANSHTAVLRPVSGPPPLDQPTMMVATVRPPDRPAWARLPEGASSQGAGRRRANPGAAEGLAARFAEFRSSVLGNPRGRLAVAAVVVALGLVAAVGGWWFGVGRYTATPQLVSLSKAEAQAQADRAGLLLKYAEPRFDEKAPKDSVLGQSPASAAKILKGGTITLTLSLGPERFPVPDVIGKEYELAEADLVNVKLVVVKGTARYDDTLPSGVVLDSSPKVGTEVKPGTKITLILSRGRAPVTVPNLVGKSLTEARATLAQLNLVLAETYKDSDKPKDEILGQSPADGAGVEKGTQVKLDVSKGPPLAVLPRVIDLPCQQAKQLLESQGYPVTVAVNPNAVVRIQAPGENSQVPPGTPVVITCF, from the coding sequence ATGGACACACAGGTCGCCGACACGTTGCTGGGCTCGCTGATCGACGGGCGCTACCGCATTCGCGGTCGCGTGGCCCGTGGTGGCATGGCGACCGTTTACACCGCCACCGACGAGCGTCTTGAGCGCACCGTCGCTGTCAAGATCATTCATCCGACCCAGGCGCCCGAGGCGCGGGCCCGGGTCGCCAACTTCGTGGCGCGGTTCACCGACGAGGCGAAGACCATCGCCCGGCTGACCCATCCGAACGTGGTGGCGGTCTACGACCAGGGCACGCACGCCGGCCTGCCGTACCTGGTGATGGAGTACGTCCGCGGTCGCACCCTGCGCGACGTGCTGGCCGAACGACGCCGGCTCAACCCCGACGAGGCGCTGGCCATCGTCGAGCAGATGCTCGCGGCGATCGCCGCCGCACACCGGGCCGGCCTGGTGCACCGCGACGTCAAACCGGAGAACGTGCTGGTCGCCGAGGCGCCCACCGGTGGCGTCGCCAACCTGGTCGACAGCGTGGTCAAGGTGGCCGACTTCGGTCTGGCCCGGGCGGTCGAGGCGAGCGCGGACGAGGCGCAGGGCAACCAACTGATGGCCACCGTGGCGTACGTCGCCCCGGAGCTGGTCACCGAGGGCCGCGCCGATCCGCGTACCGATGTCTACTCGGCCGGCATCGTGCTGTTCGAGATGCTGACCGGCCGGGTGCCGTACGACGGGGACCGCCCGGTCGACGTCGCCTGGCAGCACGTCGACCGGGACGTACCGATGCCGTCCACGCTGGTGCCCGGCCTGCCGTCGGTCCTCGACGACCTGGTGCAGCGGGCGACCCGGCGCGATCCCGCCGCACGACCCGCGGACGCCGGCGCCCTGCTGGCCGAGGTGCAGGTGGCCCGGGACCGCCTGGGCGACGCCAACAGCCACACCGCGGTGCTCCGGCCGGTGAGTGGGCCGCCGCCGCTCGACCAGCCGACGATGATGGTCGCGACGGTCCGACCGCCCGACCGCCCGGCCTGGGCCCGCCTGCCGGAGGGGGCCAGCAGCCAGGGGGCGGGGCGGCGGCGGGCCAACCCGGGTGCGGCCGAGGGTCTGGCCGCCCGGTTCGCCGAGTTCCGCAGTTCCGTGCTGGGCAATCCGCGTGGCCGGCTGGCCGTCGCGGCAGTGGTGGTGGCGCTGGGTCTGGTGGCCGCCGTCGGCGGCTGGTGGTTCGGCGTCGGCCGTTACACGGCCACCCCGCAGCTGGTGAGCCTGAGCAAGGCCGAGGCGCAGGCGCAGGCCGACCGCGCCGGGCTCCTCCTGAAGTACGCGGAGCCGCGTTTCGACGAGAAGGCCCCGAAGGACAGCGTGCTCGGGCAGAGCCCGGCGTCCGCTGCCAAGATCCTCAAGGGCGGCACGATCACCCTGACCCTGTCGCTCGGCCCGGAGCGCTTCCCCGTGCCGGACGTCATCGGCAAGGAGTACGAGCTGGCCGAGGCGGACCTGGTCAACGTGAAGCTGGTGGTGGTCAAGGGCACCGCCCGCTACGACGACACCCTGCCGTCGGGGGTCGTGCTGGACAGCTCCCCCAAGGTGGGCACCGAGGTCAAACCGGGCACGAAGATCACCCTCATCCTCAGCCGGGGCAGGGCGCCGGTGACGGTGCCGAACCTGGTCGGCAAGAGCCTGACCGAGGCCCGGGCCACGCTCGCCCAGCTCAACCTGGTGCTCGCGGAGACCTACAAGGACTCCGACAAGCCGAAGGACGAGATCCTCGGCCAGAGCCCGGCCGACGGCGCGGGCGTGGAGAAGGGCACCCAGGTCAAGCTGGACGTCAGCAAGGGCCCACCGCTGGCCGTGCTGCCCCGGGTGATCGACCTGCCCTGTCAGCAGGCCAAGCAGTTGCTGGAGAGCCAGGGCTACCCGGTGACGGTGGCGGTCAACCCGAACGCCGTGGTCCGGATCCAGGCCCCCGGCGAGAATTCGCAGGTGCCGCCGGGCACCCCGGTCGTCATCACGTGTTTCTGA
- a CDS encoding deoxyribonuclease IV — MPAIQSRPVGAHAPTSGGLAKATLPYADATGARVVQVYVSNSRGWALPAGDPGQDALFRDGCAERGIPAYIHASLLVNLGSPTAATVERSAQTLEHALRRGVAIGARAVVFHAGSSVDEGHAEAAMRQVREELLPLLDWAADAGGPMLLVEPSAGGGRSLASRVEQLGPYLDAVDRHPMLGVCFDTCHAWAAGHDLAAEGGMTATLDTLVATVGADRLRLVHANDSKDLCGSTRDRHENIGKGTIGEPAFAELMAHPATDGVPVVVETPSEKQLGHAADIQTLTRLSP, encoded by the coding sequence ATGCCGGCGATCCAGTCGCGGCCGGTGGGCGCACACGCCCCCACCTCGGGCGGGTTGGCGAAGGCCACCCTGCCGTACGCCGACGCGACCGGCGCCCGGGTGGTGCAGGTCTACGTCTCCAACTCGCGGGGCTGGGCGCTGCCCGCCGGTGACCCCGGACAGGACGCCCTGTTCCGGGACGGTTGCGCCGAGCGGGGCATCCCCGCGTACATCCACGCCTCGCTGCTGGTCAACCTCGGTTCCCCGACAGCGGCCACTGTCGAGAGGTCGGCCCAGACACTGGAGCACGCGCTGCGTCGGGGCGTGGCGATCGGCGCCCGCGCGGTGGTCTTCCACGCGGGCAGCTCGGTGGACGAGGGGCACGCCGAGGCCGCGATGCGGCAGGTCCGCGAGGAGTTGCTGCCGCTGCTCGACTGGGCCGCCGACGCGGGCGGGCCGATGCTGCTGGTCGAGCCGAGCGCGGGCGGCGGCCGGTCGCTCGCGTCCCGGGTCGAGCAGCTCGGGCCCTACCTGGACGCGGTGGACCGGCATCCGATGCTCGGCGTCTGCTTCGACACCTGCCACGCCTGGGCGGCCGGTCACGACCTGGCGGCCGAGGGTGGCATGACGGCGACCCTGGACACGCTGGTCGCCACGGTCGGCGCGGACCGGTTGCGGCTGGTGCACGCCAACGACTCGAAGGATCTCTGCGGCTCAACCCGGGACCGGCACGAGAACATCGGCAAGGGCACCATCGGTGAGCCCGCCTTCGCCGAGCTGATGGCGCATCCCGCCACCGACGGCGTTCCCGTCGTGGTGGAAACCCCGAGTGAGAAGCAGCTCGGCCACGCGGCCGACATCCAAACCCTAACCCGCCTCTCCCCCTGA
- a CDS encoding GntG family PLP-dependent aldolase — MADLVDLRSDTVTRPTAGMREAMATAEVGDDVYGEDPTVNALEAEVAALFGHEAALFAPSGSMANQIALQLLVPPGDELLCDADAHVVTYEIGAAAAYGGISSRTWPAVGADIDPEVVAGMIRPDGYFAVPTRAIAVEQTHNRRGGGVIPLATLRDLREVADDAGLALHCDGARIWHAHVADGVPLIEYGRLFDTLSVCLSKGLGAPVGSLVVGSSEKIERARMIRKRMGGGMRQAGILAAAGRYALAHHIDRLADDHARAARLAEAVAPFGVLASTVRTNLVALDLTKHVLDARTLAAAARAEGVLISVLGPRTARLVTHLGLTDADINRALQVLPPILSAR, encoded by the coding sequence GTGGCTGACCTCGTTGATCTCCGGTCCGACACGGTGACCCGGCCCACCGCCGGGATGCGCGAGGCGATGGCCACCGCCGAGGTCGGTGACGACGTCTACGGCGAGGACCCGACAGTCAACGCCCTCGAAGCCGAGGTCGCCGCGCTGTTCGGGCACGAGGCCGCGCTGTTCGCCCCGAGCGGGTCGATGGCCAACCAGATCGCTCTGCAGCTGTTGGTGCCGCCCGGCGACGAGCTGCTCTGCGACGCCGACGCGCACGTCGTCACGTACGAGATCGGGGCCGCGGCCGCGTACGGCGGAATCTCCTCGCGGACCTGGCCGGCGGTCGGCGCGGACATCGACCCGGAGGTCGTGGCCGGGATGATCCGGCCGGACGGATACTTCGCCGTCCCCACCCGCGCGATCGCCGTCGAGCAGACCCACAACCGCCGGGGCGGTGGGGTGATCCCGCTGGCCACCCTGCGGGACCTGCGCGAGGTCGCCGACGACGCGGGTCTCGCGCTGCACTGCGACGGCGCCCGGATCTGGCACGCGCACGTCGCCGACGGGGTGCCGCTCATCGAGTACGGTCGGCTCTTCGACACGCTCTCCGTGTGCCTCTCCAAGGGGCTCGGCGCGCCGGTCGGCTCGCTTGTCGTGGGCAGCTCGGAGAAGATCGAACGAGCCCGGATGATCCGCAAGCGGATGGGCGGTGGCATGCGTCAGGCCGGCATCCTCGCCGCCGCCGGCCGGTACGCGCTCGCGCACCACATCGACCGACTGGCGGACGACCACGCGCGGGCGGCCCGACTGGCCGAGGCGGTCGCGCCGTTCGGCGTGCTCGCCAGCACGGTCCGCACCAACCTGGTCGCGCTGGACCTGACCAAGCACGTCCTGGACGCCCGCACGCTCGCCGCCGCCGCCCGAGCGGAAGGTGTGCTGATCTCGGTGCTCGGCCCCCGTACCGCCCGCCTGGTCACCCATCTGGGCCTCACCGACGCCGACATCAACCGAGCCCTACAAGTCCTCCCCCCCATCCTGAGCGCCAGATAA
- a CDS encoding 3-deoxy-7-phosphoheptulonate synthase class II gives MRHEWHQLSHPGVSSPGLQTSRPTVDSAEDAALGLDRWRELPREQVPPWSDPTAVAEVCKVLDTVPSVVAPYEVDQLRQKLALVCEGKAFLLQGGDCAETFADNTESHLLANARTLLQMAIVLTYGASLPVVKVARVAGQYTKPRSLPTDARGLPAYRGDMINSLEADPAARVADPQRMIRAYANSAAAMNMLRAYLAGGLADLHAVHDWNKGFVKNSPAGERYEAIAREIDRALAFIRACGMTDDEALRTVTLYCSHEALALEYDRALTRVSDSRAYGLSGHFLWVGERTRQITGAHIDFISRIANPIGVKLGPTTSPDEAIELCEKLNPDNIPGRLTLISRMGNHRVRDALPPIVAKVTAAGAKVVWQCDPMHGNTHESSNGYKTRHFDRIVDEVLGYFEVHRGLDTHPGGLHVELTGEDVTECLGGAQGIEDLDLPDRYETACDPRLNTQQSLELAFLVAEMLRG, from the coding sequence ATGCGCCATGAGTGGCATCAGCTGAGCCATCCCGGGGTGAGCAGCCCGGGCCTGCAGACCAGCCGCCCGACCGTCGACTCCGCCGAGGACGCCGCGCTCGGCCTGGACCGGTGGCGGGAGCTGCCCCGCGAGCAGGTCCCCCCGTGGTCCGACCCGACCGCCGTCGCGGAGGTCTGCAAGGTCCTCGACACCGTCCCCTCGGTCGTGGCGCCCTACGAGGTCGACCAGCTCCGGCAGAAACTGGCCCTGGTCTGCGAGGGCAAGGCGTTCCTGCTCCAGGGCGGTGACTGCGCCGAGACGTTCGCCGACAACACCGAGAGCCACCTGCTGGCCAACGCCCGCACCCTGCTCCAGATGGCGATCGTGCTCACCTACGGCGCGTCGCTGCCGGTGGTCAAGGTCGCCCGGGTCGCCGGGCAGTACACCAAGCCGCGGTCACTGCCCACCGACGCCCGCGGCCTGCCCGCGTACCGCGGCGACATGATCAATTCGCTGGAGGCCGACCCGGCCGCCCGGGTCGCCGACCCGCAGCGCATGATCCGCGCGTACGCCAACTCGGCGGCGGCGATGAACATGCTCCGGGCGTACCTCGCCGGTGGGCTCGCCGACCTGCACGCCGTGCACGACTGGAACAAGGGCTTCGTGAAGAACTCCCCGGCGGGGGAGCGCTACGAGGCGATCGCCCGGGAGATCGACAGGGCGCTGGCCTTCATCCGGGCCTGCGGCATGACCGACGACGAGGCGCTGCGCACCGTCACCCTCTACTGCTCCCACGAGGCCCTCGCCCTGGAGTACGACAGGGCCCTCACCCGTGTCTCCGACAGTCGGGCGTACGGGCTCTCCGGGCACTTCCTCTGGGTCGGCGAGCGCACCCGGCAGATCACCGGCGCGCACATCGACTTCATCTCCCGGATCGCCAACCCGATCGGCGTCAAGCTCGGCCCGACCACCTCGCCGGACGAGGCGATCGAGCTGTGCGAGAAGCTCAACCCGGACAACATCCCCGGCCGGCTCACCCTGATCAGCCGGATGGGCAACCATCGGGTACGCGACGCCCTGCCGCCGATCGTCGCCAAGGTCACCGCCGCCGGCGCGAAGGTGGTCTGGCAGTGCGACCCGATGCACGGCAACACGCACGAGTCGTCGAACGGCTACAAGACCCGGCACTTCGACCGCATCGTCGACGAGGTGCTCGGCTACTTCGAGGTGCACCGCGGGCTGGACACCCACCCCGGTGGCCTGCACGTGGAATTGACCGGCGAGGACGTCACCGAGTGCCTCGGCGGCGCCCAGGGCATCGAGGACCTCGACCTGCCCGACCGGTACGAGACCGCCTGCGACCCGCGACTGAACACCCAGCAGTCGTTGGAGCTGGCCTTCCTGGTGGCGGAGATGTTGCGTGGCTGA
- a CDS encoding glycosyl hydrolase family 18 protein: MKRSLRRALWAGAVVALAAAAVPVTGAFGAGSVTTTFTRAQDWGTGHETRVTITNGSSAAVSTWRIEFDLPSGTTISSAWDADVTSSGNHYVAVKKSWGGPIAPGASFSWGYNGTGAFKAPLNCTINGAACGGGTPTSPPTTTPPTTTPPTTPPPTTPPPTTPPPNTGGKKVVGYFAEWGVYGRNYHVKNIQTSGSAAKLTHILYAFGNTTGGRCSIGDSYADYEKAYTAAESVDGVADTWDQPLRGSFNQLRKLKRLNPHLKVIWSFGGWTWSGGFTQAAQNPAAFADSCYNLVEDPRWADVFDGIDVDWEYPNACGLTCDSSGPNAFKNVIGALRSKFGSSALVTAAITADGSNGGKIDATDYAGAIGNLNWLMPMTYDYFGAFNAQGPTAPHSPLTSYTGIPQQGFNSDAAIQKLKSKGIPANKLLLGIGFYGRGWTGVTQAAPGGTATGAAPGTYEAGIEDYKVLKNTCPATGTIAGTAYAKCGSNWWSYDTPSTINGKMTYANNQGLGGAFFWELSGDTSNGELISAIRGGLG; the protein is encoded by the coding sequence ATGAAAAGATCGCTCCGCCGGGCCCTCTGGGCCGGTGCCGTGGTCGCCCTCGCCGCCGCGGCGGTGCCGGTGACGGGCGCGTTCGGTGCCGGCAGTGTCACCACCACGTTCACCAGGGCACAGGACTGGGGGACCGGTCACGAGACGAGGGTGACCATCACCAACGGTTCGAGTGCCGCCGTCAGCACCTGGCGCATCGAGTTCGACCTGCCCTCCGGCACCACGATCAGCAGCGCCTGGGACGCCGACGTGACCAGCAGCGGCAACCACTACGTCGCGGTCAAGAAGAGCTGGGGTGGCCCGATCGCCCCCGGCGCCTCGTTCAGCTGGGGCTACAACGGCACCGGCGCCTTCAAGGCGCCGCTGAACTGCACCATCAACGGGGCGGCGTGCGGCGGCGGCACCCCGACCAGCCCGCCGACCACGACGCCACCGACCACCACCCCGCCGACCACGCCGCCGCCGACGACCCCGCCACCGACCACCCCGCCGCCGAACACCGGCGGCAAGAAGGTCGTCGGCTACTTCGCCGAGTGGGGTGTCTACGGGCGCAACTACCACGTCAAGAACATCCAGACCAGCGGCTCGGCCGCCAAGCTCACCCACATCCTGTACGCCTTCGGCAACACCACCGGTGGCCGCTGCTCGATCGGTGACAGCTACGCCGACTACGAGAAGGCGTACACCGCGGCGGAGAGCGTCGACGGCGTCGCCGACACCTGGGACCAGCCGCTGCGCGGCAGCTTCAACCAGCTGCGCAAGCTCAAGCGGCTGAACCCGCACCTCAAGGTGATCTGGTCGTTCGGCGGCTGGACCTGGTCCGGCGGCTTCACCCAGGCCGCGCAGAACCCGGCCGCGTTCGCCGACAGCTGCTACAACCTGGTCGAGGACCCGCGCTGGGCGGACGTCTTCGACGGCATCGACGTCGACTGGGAGTACCCGAACGCCTGCGGTCTGACCTGTGACAGCAGCGGCCCGAACGCGTTCAAGAACGTGATCGGCGCGCTTAGGTCGAAGTTCGGGTCCAGTGCCCTGGTCACCGCCGCCATCACCGCGGACGGCAGCAACGGCGGCAAGATCGACGCCACCGACTACGCCGGCGCGATCGGCAACCTCAACTGGCTGATGCCGATGACCTACGACTACTTCGGCGCGTTCAACGCGCAGGGCCCGACCGCCCCGCACTCGCCGCTGACGTCGTACACCGGCATCCCGCAGCAGGGCTTCAACTCCGACGCGGCGATCCAGAAACTCAAGAGCAAGGGCATCCCGGCCAACAAGCTGCTGCTCGGCATCGGCTTCTACGGCCGGGGCTGGACCGGCGTCACCCAGGCCGCTCCGGGTGGCACCGCCACCGGCGCGGCGCCGGGCACCTACGAGGCGGGCATCGAGGACTACAAGGTCCTCAAGAACACCTGCCCGGCCACCGGCACGATCGCCGGCACCGCGTACGCCAAGTGCGGCAGCAACTGGTGGAGCTACGACACCCCGTCGACCATCAACGGCAAGATGACGTACGCGAACAACCAGGGCCTCGGTGGCGCGTTCTTCTGGGAGCTCTCCGGTGACACCAGCAACGGTGAGCTGATCAGCGCCATCAGGGGCGGTCTCGGCTGA
- a CDS encoding glutathione peroxidase encodes MTVFDIPIDALDGGPADLARHRGRALLIVNVASRCGLTPQYAGLQALADAYADRGLVVLGVPCNQFAGQEPGSAAEISEFCQVNYGVTFPLTEKVDVNGPDRHPLYTALVDTPDADGHAGDVRWNFEKFLVAPDGTVAARFAPTVDPQSDDLRTAVEKVLPAA; translated from the coding sequence ATGACCGTGTTCGACATCCCCATCGATGCCCTCGACGGCGGCCCCGCCGACCTGGCCCGCCACCGCGGCCGGGCGCTCCTGATCGTGAACGTGGCCTCCCGCTGCGGCCTGACCCCGCAGTACGCCGGCCTCCAGGCGCTCGCCGACGCGTACGCCGACCGCGGCCTGGTGGTGCTCGGCGTGCCGTGCAACCAGTTCGCCGGGCAGGAGCCGGGCAGCGCCGCCGAGATCAGCGAGTTCTGCCAGGTCAACTACGGCGTCACCTTCCCGCTCACCGAGAAGGTCGACGTCAACGGCCCGGACCGGCACCCGCTCTACACCGCGCTCGTGGACACCCCGGACGCCGACGGGCACGCCGGGGACGTCCGGTGGAACTTCGAGAAGTTCCTCGTCGCCCCGGACGGCACTGTCGCCGCCCGCTTCGCCCCCACCGTCGATCCGCAGTCCGACGACCTCCGCACGGCCGTCGAGAAGGTCCTCCCCGCCGCCTGA
- a CDS encoding NADPH-dependent F420 reductase, translating into MTTVGLIGSGHIGGTVARLAVAAGYDVVLSNSRGPETLTDLVDELGEHASAGTAQDAARVGDLVVVSVPLKAYRAVPVEPLAGKVVIDTNNYYPQRDGAFPELDSGEITSSELLQRHLPDSRVVKVFNNIYFAGLAALARPSGAADRSALAVAGDDAAAKAEVTAFLDRIGYDAVDVGPLAEGWRYQPDTPAYGTLYSATPTDWEHPAPGDAEKLRAALAAATR; encoded by the coding sequence ATGACAACTGTGGGACTGATCGGCAGTGGCCACATCGGCGGCACCGTCGCCCGGCTGGCCGTGGCCGCCGGCTACGACGTGGTGCTGAGCAACTCACGCGGTCCGGAGACGCTGACGGATCTCGTCGACGAGTTGGGTGAGCACGCCAGCGCCGGCACCGCCCAGGACGCGGCCCGGGTCGGCGACCTGGTGGTGGTCAGCGTGCCGCTGAAGGCGTACCGCGCGGTGCCCGTCGAACCACTGGCCGGCAAGGTCGTCATCGACACCAACAACTACTACCCGCAGCGCGACGGGGCCTTCCCGGAGCTGGACTCGGGCGAGATCACCAGCAGCGAACTGCTCCAGCGGCACCTGCCCGACTCGCGGGTGGTCAAGGTCTTCAACAACATCTACTTCGCTGGCCTGGCCGCGCTGGCCCGGCCGTCCGGCGCCGCCGACCGCAGCGCGCTCGCCGTCGCCGGTGACGACGCCGCCGCGAAGGCCGAGGTGACGGCCTTCCTGGACCGGATCGGGTACGACGCCGTCGACGTCGGCCCGCTGGCCGAGGGGTGGCGCTACCAGCCGGACACCCCGGCGTACGGCACGCTCTACTCGGCCACGCCCACCGACTGGGAGCACCCGGCGCCGGGTGACGCCGAGAAGCTGCGCGCCGCACTGGCCGCCGCCACCCGTTGA
- a CDS encoding glycosyltransferase 87 family protein: MRDRRVALAWATFVVVALVSAVLVLRRPDRLSDLHIYYGALADLRAGRPLYGYVAENGGPFTYPPFAALVLWPITAVSEGILQLIWLVATCAAVVAIAGSVGAALTTRQSRRPLVVALTATVLLLSAPVQSNLRFGQVSIFIVLLALVDGIGLVPPRLRGTLVGVAAAIKLTPLLFVVYFLAVRRYRDAGRAAVTFLACAGLGAVVLPTESWTYWTEAVRQTSRIGNLASLGNQSVHGMLLRVGVDESTLPLLWAGLVALICAVALLRARQLTRHGRPGHAVVLVGCATVAASPVSWTHHQVWPVLAAMLLIGASGVAQRVGGAALLAAMVVSLGAVLSPISTRPGVQFLFENARAVGVGLLCLVGFGGVAVAARRTSRRPTAGRAWLRVGVTATVAVAFFAVQPLPAGADPTFKAYTIDDVVNPRYFFVCRGPAECARYATDAPVTFGTRAEKTKVRVNGVVSAAVTRLEYYSAPGGAPRSIPLLAAYPGTRTFSFRAATMAQGRLVAYAADGRPIASYDDELAAALRTTSR, encoded by the coding sequence ATGCGGGATCGCCGGGTGGCGCTGGCGTGGGCGACCTTCGTCGTCGTCGCGCTGGTCTCCGCCGTGCTCGTCCTGCGGCGGCCGGATCGCCTCTCCGACCTGCACATCTACTACGGCGCGTTGGCCGACCTGCGGGCCGGCCGGCCACTGTACGGGTACGTCGCGGAGAACGGGGGTCCGTTCACCTATCCGCCGTTCGCCGCTCTCGTGCTGTGGCCGATCACCGCCGTCAGCGAGGGCATACTCCAGCTGATCTGGTTGGTCGCGACGTGCGCGGCGGTCGTCGCCATCGCCGGGTCGGTCGGCGCCGCGCTGACCACCCGACAGTCCCGGCGCCCACTCGTCGTGGCGCTGACGGCCACCGTGCTGCTGCTCTCCGCGCCGGTGCAGAGCAACCTCCGCTTCGGTCAGGTCAGCATCTTCATCGTGCTGCTGGCCCTGGTGGACGGGATCGGCCTGGTGCCGCCCCGGCTGCGCGGGACGCTGGTCGGGGTGGCCGCGGCGATCAAGCTCACCCCGCTGCTGTTCGTTGTCTACTTCCTCGCCGTCCGGCGCTACCGTGACGCGGGCCGGGCAGCGGTCACGTTCCTGGCCTGCGCGGGGCTCGGCGCGGTCGTGCTGCCCACCGAGAGTTGGACGTACTGGACCGAGGCCGTCCGGCAGACCTCCCGGATCGGCAACCTGGCCTCGCTGGGCAACCAGTCGGTGCACGGGATGTTGCTGCGCGTCGGCGTGGACGAGTCGACGCTGCCGCTGCTCTGGGCGGGCCTGGTGGCGCTGATCTGCGCGGTGGCGCTGCTGCGGGCCCGACAGTTGACGCGGCACGGTCGGCCCGGGCACGCCGTTGTGCTCGTCGGCTGCGCCACGGTGGCCGCGTCGCCGGTGTCCTGGACCCACCACCAGGTGTGGCCGGTGCTCGCCGCGATGCTGCTGATCGGCGCGTCCGGGGTCGCCCAGCGGGTTGGCGGTGCGGCGCTGCTCGCCGCCATGGTGGTCTCGCTGGGCGCGGTGCTCAGTCCGATCTCGACCCGACCCGGCGTGCAGTTCCTCTTCGAGAACGCCCGCGCCGTGGGCGTGGGCCTGCTGTGCCTGGTCGGCTTCGGCGGGGTAGCCGTCGCCGCCCGGCGTACGAGCAGGCGGCCCACCGCCGGGCGGGCGTGGCTGCGGGTGGGCGTCACGGCCACCGTGGCGGTCGCCTTCTTCGCCGTGCAGCCGCTGCCGGCGGGCGCCGACCCGACCTTCAAGGCGTACACCATTGACGACGTGGTCAACCCCCGGTACTTCTTCGTCTGCCGCGGGCCGGCCGAGTGCGCCCGGTACGCCACCGACGCGCCGGTGACCTTCGGCACCCGCGCGGAGAAGACCAAGGTGCGGGTCAACGGCGTGGTCTCCGCGGCGGTGACCCGCCTGGAGTACTACTCCGCGCCGGGCGGGGCGCCCCGGAGCATCCCGCTGCTCGCCGCCTATCCGGGCACCCGGACGTTCTCGTTCCGGGCGGCGACGATGGCCCAGGGGCGACTTGTCGCGTACGCCGCCGACGGCCGGCCGATCGCCAGCTACGACGACGAACTCGCCGCCGCCCTCCGTACGACCAGCCGGTAG
- a CDS encoding DUF4397 domain-containing protein, translating to MHTFRTLTRRLLAGVGTLLLGAALGAAGTPAPAGAADTVGYVRLAHLSPDTPAVDVYLAAPGNAKPQVFPGVGYGVVSDYLELAPGRYAVAMREAGAPASDPPVLTTEVAVTSGGAYTVAGVGRYADLGLRVLNDDLSAPTDGRAKVRVVQASVRTPVLDVAAADGPMIADGVQFATTTEYQQVEPGNWRLRLTGAGGPSTDAEVRLTGGAVYSLLVLDAKRGGLTAELRRDAQGGTVVPAGGVDTGAGGTAGGGLDAYPMIAGGLATAAAVLAVLLWRRRRRTTW from the coding sequence ATGCACACGTTCCGTACCCTGACCCGCCGGCTGCTGGCCGGCGTCGGCACGCTCCTGCTCGGCGCCGCCCTCGGGGCCGCCGGCACGCCCGCGCCGGCCGGCGCCGCGGACACCGTCGGCTACGTCCGGCTCGCCCACCTCTCCCCCGACACCCCGGCGGTCGACGTCTACCTGGCCGCGCCGGGCAACGCGAAGCCGCAGGTCTTCCCAGGGGTCGGGTACGGCGTGGTCTCCGACTACCTCGAACTCGCGCCGGGCCGGTACGCGGTGGCCATGCGCGAGGCCGGCGCACCGGCCAGCGATCCGCCGGTGCTCACCACCGAGGTCGCGGTGACCAGCGGGGGCGCCTACACGGTGGCCGGCGTCGGCCGGTACGCCGACCTGGGGCTGCGGGTGCTCAACGACGATCTGAGCGCGCCCACCGACGGCCGCGCCAAGGTGCGGGTCGTGCAGGCGTCGGTGCGGACCCCGGTGCTGGACGTCGCGGCCGCCGACGGCCCGATGATCGCCGACGGGGTGCAGTTCGCCACCACCACCGAGTACCAGCAGGTCGAGCCGGGCAACTGGCGGCTGCGGCTGACCGGGGCCGGCGGTCCGAGCACCGACGCCGAGGTGCGGCTCACCGGTGGCGCGGTCTACTCGCTGCTGGTGCTCGACGCCAAGCGGGGCGGGCTCACCGCCGAGCTGCGCCGCGACGCCCAGGGCGGCACCGTCGTCCCGGCCGGCGGGGTGGACACCGGCGCCGGTGGCACCGCCGGAGGCGGGCTCGACGCGTACCCGATGATCGCCGGCGGGCTGGCCACGGCGGCCGCCGTGCTGGCGGTGCTGCTCTGGCGCCGACGGCGGCGCACGACCTGGTGA